The Fictibacillus phosphorivorans genomic sequence TTCAAAGTGCAGATGTTGCAGCTGTACCTGGTAACTTTGCACTCGCAGCAAAGATGGACTTATTGGATGCGATTCAACTAGAGAACATGCCGGACACGTACCGTAACCGTGTTGTGGTGAACACGAAGGATGTAGATTCTGCATTCGCGAAAGATATTAAGAAGGTAGTGGAATCGAAGGAGTTTGAAGAAGTGATCGATAAGGAATTCGAAGGCTTCGGAAAACCAGAATGGATGAAGAAATAAATTAAAATAAAACCCCGGAGCTCATAAGGATGAGAACCGGGGTTTTTTATGTTTATAAGCGAACTTCTCGTTTCGCCTCAATCTTTTGTGCGATCTTTTCTACGATATGATCGATGGACTCTGGATTATCGCGAAGATCGTAATCATTGATGTTCACACGAAGCACAGGGCAAGAATTGAAAGAAGCGATCCACTTTTCATAGCGATCGTACATCTCTTCCCAATAAGAGACCGGTGTTTCTTGCTCCATCTTACGTCCGCGTTTCTGGATACGAGCTAAGATATCATCAAGAGAGCCTTCTAAGTATATCAAGCAATCAGGCTGCGGGAAGTATGGTGTCATGACCATGGCTTCAAACAGGTGAGTATACGTTTCGTAATCTACATCAGACATGTTGCCTTTATCAAAGTGCATACGAGCGAATATACCCGTGTCTTCATAGATCGATCGATCTTGCACAAATCCTCCACCATAGTCGAACATTCTTTTTTGCTCTTTGAAGCGTTCTGCTAAAAAGAAAATCTGCAGGTGGAAGCTCCAACGCTTAAAATCATGATAAAAGTTTTCTAAGTATGGGTTGTTATCCACTTTTTCCATGGATGTACGAAACTTTAGTTTTTCTGCAAGTGCATTCGTAAATGTAGATTTCCCCGCACCTACCATACCTGCCACTGTAATGACAGCATCGTTTGGGATTCCGTATTGTATGAGTTTACTCATCGCGCAACTTCTCCTTTTTTAAGAGTTGCATCAATTAGGGAAAAGATCTTTTCTTTATCCGCTTCATACGCAACAAAATCTAAGTCATCTCCGTTAAAAGAGAGTACAGGAATTTCGGGGTGCTGCTTTTTAAAGGCAGTCATGAACGTCTCGTAATCCTCAGCTAACTGTTCTAAGTACGCAGGCTCCATATTTTGCTCGATAAAACGTCCACGCTTACGCACGCGGTCCAGCAACGTATCGAGGCTAGCGTTTAAATAGATGATCACGTTCGGCACAGGCATATCCTCAGTAAGGATGTCAAAGCACTGCATGTATTTATGAAGATTACCGTCTTTTAGCGTTCGACCCGCAAAAATACGGTTCTTAAAGATATGATAATCAGAAACGACAGGAATCTGTTTAGATAGATACTGTCCTTGAATCTCTTCAAGCTGTTTATACCTGTTGCAAAGAAAGAACATCTCGGTTTGAAAACTCCACTCATCGATGTTGTCGTAAAATTTTCCGAGAAAAGGATTCTCCTCTACAATCTCTTTCAATAATTGAAAGTTATAGTGCTCAGCAATAGCTTTTGCGAGCGATGTTTTCCCTACGCCAATCGGCCCTTCAACTGCGATAAAGGGGGTTGAACTCATCTTCCTTTTCCTCCCTTATAAATAACAAACGAAAAATTACAGACAAAGAATATTGTAGCATACGTTTGGAAAAGGTGGTGAGATTATCGGTAAAAAGTTAATGGTAAATATGCGATTTAATACATCGTTTTATGTTTGTTTTCATTTGCCTGATCGATGATTGCTCTTAAATCTAAGTCTTCACTCTTACTGATATCAGCATTCAATGTCTTTTCCATTAAAATTAAGGCTCTTTCGTTATCTTCTTCTATATTAGACGCGGAACAATCAGCTGGTGCATAAAGTGTAAAACCTCTCATATAAGCGTCGTTTGCTGTAAAGAGAACACATATATTACCTGCTACACCGCAAAGGATTAAAGTTTGGATACCAAGCTCATTTAATAAAGTAGATAAGGGTGTTGAGAAAAATCCAGAATGCTTTGGTTTGACGACAAAGAAATCATCATCATCTGGCTGCAATCTTTTTACGAAATCACCACCGGATTGTGTGGAGCAATAATCAACAAGCTTGTGTTTATCTGATTGCCATTGTCCAAAGTTATCGTTTACATAAATAACAGGAATCTTTTCATTTTTTGCTCGCTTTTTCAGATCATAAATTTTATCGGCGATCGGTGCAGACGTTTTTAACAAAAGTGGCGCCTCGGGAAAATTAAAGTCGTTGATCACGTCAATAATAAGCAGAGCGACCGGTATTTTATCGTTTCCGTGCGGATGTTGTTTTTCCATAACGAATCCTCTCTTTCGCTTAAGTTCTTTTATTAGTAAGTTAATCTCATCTATATAAAAGAAGTAACGATTTTGGTCTATACAACCATTCCTTTCTTTATTATTAGCAAAACCTCTTGTATAATCTCTTACAACTAAAACTTTGGAGCGAAAAAGTATGGAGATCTTAGAAAAAGACGAATATTACATGGAGCTTGCTCTACAAGAAGCCCAAAAAGCAGCAGATATCGGCGAGGTACCGATTGGAGCTATTCTAGTAATAGAGGATGAAATTATCGCAAGAGCTCATAATCTGCGTGAAACCGAACAAAGGGCGATCGCTCATGCAGAGCTCTTAGCCATTGATCAGGCTTGTAGAGAAAAGGAAGCTTGGCGACTTGAAGGAGCAACATTATACGTAACGCTTGAACCGTGTGCGATGTGTTCGGGCGCGATTGTCCTCTCTAGAGTTAGTCGTGTTGTATATGGAGCAGCTGATCCTAAAGGAGGCTGTGCAGGAACGTTAATGAACCTTTTACAAGAAGAGCGGTTTAACCACCAATGTGAGATTGTAGCAGGCGTAAAGAGTGAAGAGTGCGGTGGAATTCTTTCAAGCTTTTTCAAGAAACTTCGCGATCGTAAAAGGAAGGAAAAGGAAGAGCGAAGAAAGGAGCTTTAGTGCTCCTGCGGTTGATTTTTTTAAAAGGACATAGTATACTAAATCTTGCACATTTAGTTGTGCATCTAACAATGTTATACACTTTGTCGCGCTAGATGGGGAGGTAGCGGTGCCCTGTACTCGCAATCCGCTGTAGCGAGGTTGAATTCCTCTCCTCGGCTAGTTCAACGTATGGTCTGACGGACGTAAGTGGTGTTGATGTCCGGGTCCTGCGCAACGGAGACCCATGAACCCTGTCAGGTCCGGAAGGAAGCAGCAGTAAGTGGACCACTTCGTGTGCCGTGGGGCAACCTGGACTGAGCTAACTGCGTTTGTACGCATAGGTTGACTATTCCAAAGAGAGGTGCGCGGCATTCTAATATATAAACAATAACTCACCCTTGTTTCAGGGGTGAGTTTTTTGTAATGTTTCAGTATAATATAGAAAGAATGAAGTGAATTAAAGGAGGCAAAGGGATGAGTTATCAAGCGCTCTACCGCGTATGGAGGCCACAGAGCTTTGAAGATATGGTCGGGCAGGAACACATTACAAAAACGATTCAAAATGCCTTGATGCAGGACAAGCTTTCCCATGCCTACCTGTTTTCAGGACCAAGAGGAACGGGTAAAACAAGTGCGGCGAAGATTATCGCCAAAGCTGTTAACTGTGAACGGGCTCCAGTTTCTGAGCCATGTAACGAATGTGACGCTTGTAGAGGGATCACGAACGGTTCGATATCTGATGTATTAGAGATCGATGCCGCGTCTAATACAGGTGTGGATGATATAAGGGATATCCGGGACAAAGTGAAATTTGCGCCGTCCTCTGTTACGTACAAAGTCTATATCATAGATGAAGTACATATGCTTTCAACTGGTGCGTTTAACGCGTTATTAAAAACGTTAGAAGAACCGCCAAGCCATGTTATTTTTATTCTGGCAACGACCGAGCCGCATAAAATTCCGGCAACGATCGTTTCACGATGTCAACGGTTTGATTTCAAGCGGATATCTTCACAATCGATCATCGGACGAATGAGGCAGATCGTCGACGCTAACGGTACCGAAGTTGATGAAGAAGCTCTTCAACTGCTAGCAAGAGCAGCTGAAGGTGGAATGCGTGATGCGTTAAGTCTCCTCGACCAAGCGATCTCCTATAGTGATGAGAAAGTAAGAGTAGAGGATGTTTTGTCGGTAACCGGCTCTGCCTCACAAAAGCATCTTTCCGAGATGGCAGAAGCCTTTTTAGAAAAAGATGTATCAAAAGCTCTTACTTTATCGACAGAACTATTACATCAAGGAAAAGATCCTGTTCGTTTTTTAGGAGACCTTATCTACTATTATAGAGATATGCTTCTATACAAAACGGCACCTCAATTAGAAGAGCTGTTAGAACGTGTCTCAACAGACGAAGACTTTGCACGATTGGCAGATGCTACAGCTGCAGAAGACATCTATGCGATCATCGGTCAGTTAAATGCTGCACAACAAGAGATGAAATGGACGAACCATCCTAAGATTTTCTTAGAGACAACCTTCATCAAGATTTGTTACCAAAAGCAAGAAGGGATCACGTCGCAAGCGGGGAATCCTTCTGTTGAACCGTTAATGCAAAGAATTGAGCAATTAGAACAAGAACTTAAAAAGATGAAAGAAAGCGGCTGGTCATCTAACGGACCATCCTCCCAGACGGAAGCGGAAGCTCCAAGAGAAAAAAGAGTAATCAGAGGACAAGGTGGCGCATCACAAACACAAGTAAAAGAGATGCTCAAAAAAGCAAAAAAACCAAACCTTGTTCAGCTTAAGGGAATGTGGGGAGAGATCTTAGATAAGATCCGTTCTGAAAAAGTAAGTGCCTATGCCCTTCTCTCAGGTGCAGAGCCGGTAGCTTGTTCAGATCAAATCTTTTTGCTTTCATTTCAGCATGAAATCCACCGCCAAATGGCATCTCAAGAGAACAACAGGAGCTATGTAGAAAGCGCAGTTTATAGTACAATAGGAAAGAACCTGTCCATGCTATCCATGTTGGATCCAGAATGGCAGAAACTAAAAGCTGACTTCATTAAAGAACAACAGCAAGGCCAACCATCTTCTGAAGAAAAAGAAAAAACAGAAGACCCTCTCATCGCAGAGGCGATCAAATTGGTTGGCGATGATTTAATTGAGATAAAAGAAGAGGAAGAATAAAAGGAGGAATTGTACGATGATGAAAGGCAACATGAACAATATGATGAAACAAATGCAAAAAATGCAGCGTGACATGGCAAAAGCTCAAGAGGAACTAAAAGATAAAGTGATCGAAGGTTCAGCTGGCGGCGGTATGGTTACCGTTAAAGCGAACGGTCACAAAGAGATCATCGACATTATCATTAAAGAAGAAGTAGTAGATCCAGATGATATCGACATGCTTCAAGACCTTGTGCTAGCAGCTACGAACGATGCACTTAAGAAAGTGGACGAACTCGTATCACAAGACATGGGCAAATTCACAAAAGGACTTAACATTCCTGGAATGTTCTAGGAATATGCTATGCATTATCCTGAACCGATCTCAAAGCTGATTGAAAGCTTTATGAAATTGCCGGGCATCGGACCGAAAACGGCGGTTCGCCTGGCATTTTTCGTATTGGAAATGAAAGAAGATGACGTGCTCGATTTTGGACGAGCACTCGTTAACGCGAAACGTCAGCTTATCTATTGTTCCAACTGCTTTCATATTACTGACCGTGATCCTTGTATGATCTGCGATGATTCAAGCAGAGACCGAACGACGATCTGTGTTGTTCACGACTCCAAGGATGTTATTGCGATGGAAAAAATGAAAGAGTACCGCGGACTCTATCATGTCCTCCACGGGGCGATCTCACCCATGGATGGTGTAGGACCAGAGGATATTAAAGTCGCAGAACTGTTGAAGCGCCTGACAGATGATGGGATTCAAGAAATTATCATGGCTACAGATCCGAACATCGAAGGAGAAGCCACTGCCATGTATATCGCAAGACTTCTAAAACCGACGGGTATCAAGATTACTCGTATTGCCCATGGACTGCCTGTAGGCGGAGACTTGGAGTATGCGGATGAAGTAACGCTTTCCAAAGCGCTTGAA encodes the following:
- a CDS encoding deoxynucleoside kinase, with amino-acid sequence MSKLIQYGIPNDAVITVAGMVGAGKSTFTNALAEKLKFRTSMEKVDNNPYLENFYHDFKRWSFHLQIFFLAERFKEQKRMFDYGGGFVQDRSIYEDTGIFARMHFDKGNMSDVDYETYTHLFEAMVMTPYFPQPDCLIYLEGSLDDILARIQKRGRKMEQETPVSYWEEMYDRYEKWIASFNSCPVLRVNINDYDLRDNPESIDHIVEKIAQKIEAKREVRL
- a CDS encoding YbaB/EbfC family nucleoid-associated protein, encoding MMKGNMNNMMKQMQKMQRDMAKAQEELKDKVIEGSAGGGMVTVKANGHKEIIDIIIKEEVVDPDDIDMLQDLVLAATNDALKKVDELVSQDMGKFTKGLNIPGMF
- the dnaX gene encoding DNA polymerase III subunit gamma/tau, which codes for MSYQALYRVWRPQSFEDMVGQEHITKTIQNALMQDKLSHAYLFSGPRGTGKTSAAKIIAKAVNCERAPVSEPCNECDACRGITNGSISDVLEIDAASNTGVDDIRDIRDKVKFAPSSVTYKVYIIDEVHMLSTGAFNALLKTLEEPPSHVIFILATTEPHKIPATIVSRCQRFDFKRISSQSIIGRMRQIVDANGTEVDEEALQLLARAAEGGMRDALSLLDQAISYSDEKVRVEDVLSVTGSASQKHLSEMAEAFLEKDVSKALTLSTELLHQGKDPVRFLGDLIYYYRDMLLYKTAPQLEELLERVSTDEDFARLADATAAEDIYAIIGQLNAAQQEMKWTNHPKIFLETTFIKICYQKQEGITSQAGNPSVEPLMQRIEQLEQELKKMKESGWSSNGPSSQTEAEAPREKRVIRGQGGASQTQVKEMLKKAKKPNLVQLKGMWGEILDKIRSEKVSAYALLSGAEPVACSDQIFLLSFQHEIHRQMASQENNRSYVESAVYSTIGKNLSMLSMLDPEWQKLKADFIKEQQQGQPSSEEKEKTEDPLIAEAIKLVGDDLIEIKEEEE
- the tadA gene encoding tRNA adenosine(34) deaminase TadA; translated protein: MEILEKDEYYMELALQEAQKAADIGEVPIGAILVIEDEIIARAHNLRETEQRAIAHAELLAIDQACREKEAWRLEGATLYVTLEPCAMCSGAIVLSRVSRVVYGAADPKGGCAGTLMNLLQEERFNHQCEIVAGVKSEECGGILSSFFKKLRDRKRKEKEERRKEL
- a CDS encoding deoxynucleoside kinase codes for the protein MSSTPFIAVEGPIGVGKTSLAKAIAEHYNFQLLKEIVEENPFLGKFYDNIDEWSFQTEMFFLCNRYKQLEEIQGQYLSKQIPVVSDYHIFKNRIFAGRTLKDGNLHKYMQCFDILTEDMPVPNVIIYLNASLDTLLDRVRKRGRFIEQNMEPAYLEQLAEDYETFMTAFKKQHPEIPVLSFNGDDLDFVAYEADKEKIFSLIDATLKKGEVAR
- the recR gene encoding recombination mediator RecR — protein: MHYPEPISKLIESFMKLPGIGPKTAVRLAFFVLEMKEDDVLDFGRALVNAKRQLIYCSNCFHITDRDPCMICDDSSRDRTTICVVHDSKDVIAMEKMKEYRGLYHVLHGAISPMDGVGPEDIKVAELLKRLTDDGIQEIIMATDPNIEGEATAMYIARLLKPTGIKITRIAHGLPVGGDLEYADEVTLSKALEGRREI
- a CDS encoding cysteine hydrolase family protein, with amino-acid sequence MEKQHPHGNDKIPVALLIIDVINDFNFPEAPLLLKTSAPIADKIYDLKKRAKNEKIPVIYVNDNFGQWQSDKHKLVDYCSTQSGGDFVKRLQPDDDDFFVVKPKHSGFFSTPLSTLLNELGIQTLILCGVAGNICVLFTANDAYMRGFTLYAPADCSASNIEEDNERALILMEKTLNADISKSEDLDLRAIIDQANENKHKTMY